In one window of Paraflavitalea soli DNA:
- a CDS encoding DUF2339 domain-containing protein, giving the protein MATVQEKIDELTRHINELAAQQTHLGKQLLALMNELDELKRQVSKQPVEEKQPIAEKVIEYKETVTAPSRKPVEPSPTQRQKTPSATPTGSNARSFEEFIGKNLASKVGILITIVGIFIGARYAIEHNLVSPVVRIVNGYVSGLALIAVALKLKKKYVTYSSVLMGGGLCVLYFITYIAWSFYAMLPQLAAFGLMLLFTAAIVYVAVWYNQVVIAHLAQVGAYAIPFLLSNNSGRFEILFSYILIINAGILVLSFYKYWKSLFYVAYIATWIIYGAWYLAEYNGEHFPLAFGFLAAFYILFYATFLAYKLIRKEQYNIGDVFLLLSNAFIFYGLGYDLLNNYANTRYWPGIFTLANALVHLAVSIIIRKLKLADKALYYLVLGLVVVFLTIAIPVQLDGNWVTLLWAAETVLLFAIGRGRQAELYEKLAIGLVILAFASLIQDRTHWLYASDRALPFWNMVFFTGLFVMGAFGVITWMTCQQKWKVLPENRTGVNAFFDYIVPVLLLLTSYYIPFLELRDGLWKLQSEWPASRSGIAIEEEGALLVAAVLFLYTEVFGVTVLFLNQRWIKNRWLATASLVSIALMCGYLLLATLPTLNEMNINYFTKDGDAPSGAWPLMIRYAILALLVWIITMGSRIVKLYIVETVMQQAWRLLIYLTVLGIISYEYINWTSITGAQDQFKVGLSIIWGLFALGLVVYGIRRKQKYLRLAAIVLFVITILKLFVFDLAEAGTITKTVSFITLGVILLLVSYLYNRYKEVL; this is encoded by the coding sequence ATGGCTACAGTACAGGAAAAAATTGATGAACTAACCCGTCACATCAACGAACTGGCTGCGCAACAAACGCACCTGGGTAAACAACTCCTGGCCCTCATGAATGAGTTGGATGAGCTGAAAAGGCAGGTAAGTAAACAACCTGTTGAGGAAAAGCAACCCATTGCTGAAAAGGTGATCGAATATAAGGAAACCGTCACTGCTCCCTCCCGTAAGCCGGTGGAGCCTTCACCCACCCAGCGACAAAAAACACCATCTGCTACACCTACCGGTAGCAACGCCCGCTCTTTCGAAGAGTTTATCGGTAAGAACCTGGCCAGCAAGGTGGGCATACTGATTACCATCGTAGGTATTTTCATTGGTGCACGATATGCCATTGAACACAACCTCGTAAGTCCGGTAGTGCGCATCGTAAACGGCTATGTAAGCGGACTGGCCTTGATAGCTGTAGCCCTGAAACTGAAAAAGAAATATGTGACCTATAGTTCCGTGTTGATGGGAGGAGGGCTATGCGTATTGTATTTCATTACCTATATAGCCTGGAGTTTTTATGCGATGCTGCCCCAACTGGCGGCTTTTGGCCTGATGTTGTTGTTTACAGCCGCCATTGTGTATGTGGCTGTTTGGTACAACCAGGTAGTGATCGCTCACCTGGCCCAGGTAGGCGCCTATGCTATTCCCTTTTTACTAAGTAATAATTCAGGCCGCTTTGAGATACTGTTCTCCTATATACTGATCATTAATGCCGGGATACTGGTCTTGTCATTCTACAAATACTGGAAGTCCCTGTTCTACGTGGCCTATATCGCCACCTGGATCATTTATGGCGCATGGTATTTAGCGGAATACAATGGGGAGCATTTTCCTTTGGCCTTTGGTTTCCTGGCTGCTTTTTATATCCTGTTCTACGCTACTTTCCTGGCCTACAAACTCATCAGGAAAGAACAATACAATATCGGCGACGTGTTCTTACTTCTGTCCAATGCTTTTATCTTTTATGGATTGGGATACGACCTGTTGAATAATTATGCCAATACCCGCTATTGGCCGGGTATATTCACCCTGGCCAATGCCCTGGTACACCTGGCAGTGAGCATCATCATCAGGAAGCTGAAACTGGCCGATAAGGCATTGTATTATTTAGTGCTGGGCCTCGTGGTGGTTTTCCTGACCATTGCGATCCCTGTGCAGCTGGATGGCAACTGGGTTACCCTGCTATGGGCGGCAGAAACTGTATTGTTGTTTGCCATTGGCCGTGGCCGTCAGGCAGAGCTCTATGAAAAACTGGCGATAGGCCTGGTCATCCTTGCCTTTGCCAGCCTCATTCAGGACCGTACACACTGGCTGTATGCATCGGATCGTGCGTTGCCCTTCTGGAATATGGTTTTCTTTACTGGTCTGTTTGTGATGGGGGCATTTGGTGTGATCACCTGGATGACCTGCCAGCAGAAATGGAAAGTGTTGCCGGAGAACAGAACGGGTGTCAATGCGTTCTTCGATTATATAGTGCCTGTATTACTGCTGCTGACCAGCTATTATATTCCATTCCTGGAGCTAAGGGACGGCTTATGGAAATTGCAAAGTGAATGGCCTGCCAGCCGTTCGGGAATAGCTATAGAAGAGGAAGGGGCGTTATTGGTGGCTGCCGTGCTGTTTCTCTATACCGAAGTATTTGGTGTTACCGTATTGTTCCTCAACCAGCGCTGGATCAAAAACCGGTGGCTGGCCACCGCTTCGTTGGTAAGTATAGCCTTGATGTGTGGCTATTTGCTGCTGGCTACCTTGCCAACTTTGAATGAAATGAACATTAATTATTTCACGAAAGATGGCGATGCCCCATCGGGCGCCTGGCCCCTGATGATCCGGTATGCGATCCTTGCTTTGCTGGTCTGGATCATAACAATGGGCAGCCGGATAGTAAAACTGTATATCGTTGAGACGGTCATGCAACAAGCCTGGCGTTTATTGATCTATCTAACCGTATTGGGGATCATCAGCTATGAATACATTAACTGGACTTCTATAACCGGCGCGCAAGACCAGTTCAAGGTAGGCCTTAGTATCATCTGGGGTTTATTTGCACTCGGGTTGGTGGTGTATGGCATTCGCAGGAAACAGAAATACCTGAGGCTGGCTGCCATCGTATTGTTTGTGATCACTATTCTGAAGCTGTTCGTGTTTGACCTTGCAGAGGCCGGCACCATTACCAAAACTGTTTCCTTTATTACCCTGGGTGTTATATTGCTGCTGGTATCCTATCTGTACAACCGTTACAAAGAGGTACTCTGA
- a CDS encoding alpha/beta hydrolase family protein, with protein MKTYLFLLVSLCTLQAIGQQKTAADYGFRHLQFLYQGDTVHLLIKSKKGEELKPKPLFFFCQGSQPVPLIIDSKEGVYGTFPFKPDSLAAYFHLVIISKPAVPLIKDVTELSPDFTYKDSTGSYPKAYSDRNYLDYYVNRNIEVIKYLHRQPWVLRSPLVAAGHSEGATIVAKLASTFSRITHLIYSGGNPMGRIVSIVANSRRYENDSTRMAEQDIENWKAVVNNPSASDATKGDPYKTTYGFSFPPINYLQKLTIPVFVSFGTKDVGAPFNDYLQLDMIRQHKNNFTFKGYIGTEHNFFGLNADGTTNYNAFNWDKVAMDWLHWLLRTNGAR; from the coding sequence ATGAAGACCTACCTATTCCTTTTAGTATCCCTTTGCACTCTACAGGCCATTGGTCAGCAAAAAACCGCCGCCGATTATGGCTTCAGGCATTTACAGTTCCTCTACCAGGGCGACACGGTTCACCTCCTCATCAAATCGAAAAAGGGAGAAGAACTGAAGCCCAAGCCCTTGTTCTTTTTTTGCCAGGGCAGCCAGCCTGTACCGCTGATCATAGACAGTAAAGAAGGCGTATATGGTACCTTTCCATTTAAGCCGGATAGCCTCGCAGCCTATTTCCACCTCGTTATTATCAGTAAGCCTGCTGTTCCATTGATCAAAGATGTGACTGAATTATCACCCGATTTTACCTATAAAGACAGTACAGGTTCCTATCCCAAAGCATACAGTGACCGGAATTACCTGGACTATTATGTAAACAGGAATATTGAAGTGATCAAATACCTGCATAGGCAACCATGGGTTTTGCGTTCGCCGCTAGTGGCAGCCGGTCACTCTGAGGGCGCTACTATTGTCGCTAAACTGGCTTCCACTTTCTCCCGCATCACACACCTTATCTATTCAGGTGGCAATCCCATGGGAAGGATCGTCTCCATTGTCGCCAATAGCCGGCGCTATGAAAACGACAGCACGCGTATGGCAGAACAGGATATAGAGAATTGGAAAGCGGTCGTTAACAACCCCAGCGCCAGTGACGCTACAAAAGGAGATCCGTATAAAACCACCTATGGCTTTTCTTTTCCACCTATCAACTACCTGCAAAAATTAACCATCCCTGTATTCGTTTCTTTCGGCACAAAAGACGTAGGAGCGCCATTTAATGATTACCTGCAGTTGGATATGATCCGGCAGCATAAAAATAACTTCACCTTCAAAGGCTATATAGGTACAGAACACAACTTCTTTGGTCTGAATGCGGATGGCACCACGAACTATAATGCATTCAACTGGGACAAGGTAGCAATGGACTGGTTGCATTGGTTACTTAGAACTAATGGTGCCCGTTAA
- a CDS encoding thymidine kinase: MFIEPNISGERRGFIEVICGSMFSGKTEELIRRLKRARIANLKVEIFKPRVDVRYHETDIVSHDEKAIQSTPIDNSQIILLLAGEVDVVGIDEAQFFDDQLPDVCDQLALKGIRVIVAGLDMDYMGKPFGQMPNLLAKADFITKLHAICVRCGNIANYSYRKSPDASQVLLGEKDLYEPRCRKCYYEKL; the protein is encoded by the coding sequence ATGTTCATAGAACCAAATATATCAGGCGAACGACGTGGCTTTATTGAAGTGATCTGCGGCTCTATGTTTTCAGGCAAAACAGAAGAACTGATACGCCGGTTGAAGCGTGCGCGCATCGCCAACCTGAAAGTGGAAATATTTAAGCCACGGGTAGATGTACGCTACCATGAAACGGATATCGTATCGCACGATGAGAAAGCTATTCAATCAACTCCCATAGATAACTCCCAGATCATTTTATTGCTGGCCGGAGAGGTAGATGTAGTAGGTATTGATGAAGCCCAGTTCTTCGATGATCAGTTGCCCGATGTATGTGATCAGCTGGCATTAAAAGGCATCCGCGTTATTGTGGCCGGCCTGGATATGGACTATATGGGTAAACCCTTTGGGCAGATGCCCAACCTGCTGGCCAAGGCAGATTTCATTACCAAACTGCATGCGATCTGCGTGCGCTGTGGCAATATTGCCAACTACTCTTACCGCAAATCGCCGGATGCATCGCAGGTATTGCTGGGCGAAAAGGATCTGTACGAACCGCGGTGCAGAAAGTGTTATTACGAGAAGCTTTAA
- a CDS encoding heme exporter protein CcmB, protein MAGKQLNHIWALVKKDFLLEIRQQYTFYGILLYVASTIFVLYMAMGSDPEEKVWNGLFWMIQLFICINAVAKSFLAESRGRMLYFYTIAGARDFVLSKLIFNVILMVLMTLVSLLLFQLFMGNPVHNPLKFVGIVCLGGCSLSLVFTFLAAIAARAQQSAALMAIMGFPLIIPQVLLLMRISNTAFSDVIQAGLPSLVLMLVGLDIMVIALAVILFPFLWKD, encoded by the coding sequence ATGGCTGGTAAACAATTGAACCATATCTGGGCGCTGGTGAAAAAAGATTTCCTGTTGGAGATCAGACAGCAATATACCTTTTACGGCATCTTGTTGTATGTGGCGTCTACCATTTTTGTGCTCTACATGGCCATGGGCTCCGATCCGGAGGAAAAGGTGTGGAATGGCTTGTTTTGGATGATCCAGCTATTTATCTGCATCAATGCAGTGGCTAAAAGCTTCCTGGCCGAAAGCCGGGGGCGTATGCTGTATTTCTATACCATTGCCGGCGCCCGCGACTTTGTATTGTCCAAGCTCATCTTTAATGTTATACTCATGGTACTCATGACCCTGGTAAGCCTGTTGCTTTTCCAGCTGTTCATGGGCAACCCGGTTCATAACCCCTTAAAATTTGTAGGCATTGTATGCCTGGGCGGATGCAGCCTGAGCCTGGTATTCACCTTCCTGGCGGCCATTGCAGCCCGTGCGCAGCAAAGTGCCGCACTGATGGCTATTATGGGCTTTCCCCTCATCATTCCCCAGGTATTGCTGCTGATGCGCATTTCCAATACGGCCTTCTCGGATGTGATCCAGGCAGGGCTGCCGAGTCTCGTGCTGATGCTGGTGGGGCTGGATATTATGGTAATAGCCCTGGCGGTGATCTTATTCCCGTTTCTTTGGAAAGACTGA
- a CDS encoding type I restriction enzyme HsdR N-terminal domain-containing protein → MIRIEYPSFPFRIREEEGKELIFDELRRLWIRLTPEEWVRQNFLQYLVQTMGYPASLIAIERELKLGELRKRFDVLVYNRQHQPWLMVECKAMEVNLDESVLQQVLRYNIAVPVPFLVITNGHYCAGFEKRGQQLQAIGTLPVFIH, encoded by the coding sequence ATGATCCGCATTGAGTATCCATCATTTCCGTTCCGTATCAGGGAAGAAGAAGGCAAAGAGCTCATCTTCGATGAGCTGCGCCGGTTATGGATACGTTTGACCCCCGAAGAGTGGGTGCGGCAAAACTTCCTGCAATACCTGGTGCAAACCATGGGTTATCCTGCTTCCCTGATCGCCATTGAAAGGGAATTAAAATTGGGAGAGCTTCGTAAGCGGTTTGATGTACTCGTGTACAACCGGCAGCACCAACCCTGGCTGATGGTGGAATGCAAGGCCATGGAGGTCAATCTCGATGAATCCGTTTTGCAGCAGGTGCTTCGGTACAATATTGCGGTGCCGGTACCTTTCCTGGTCATTACCAACGGCCACTACTGTGCGGGATTTGAAAAGCGTGGGCAACAGCTGCAAGCCATTGGTACACTGCCGGTATTCATACATTAG
- a CDS encoding DUF1003 domain-containing protein, with the protein MAIKEIDSLITQEDDQLKKLQCIVEDTIKEEELINDNLLHPPSDILTPGQKISDKVARFGGSWKFIISFTIILVGWILYNILSPEKESFDPYPFILLNLVLSCIAAMQAPIIMMSQNRQEEKDRKRAENDYLVNLKAEMEVRSLQKNVDLLLQEQIKTLYDMQHKQLEMLKEICDKLNKKGS; encoded by the coding sequence ATGGCAATAAAGGAAATTGACTCACTTATTACACAGGAAGATGACCAGTTAAAAAAATTACAGTGTATTGTAGAAGATACTATTAAAGAGGAAGAACTGATCAATGACAACCTGCTGCATCCACCTTCTGATATCCTGACCCCAGGCCAAAAGATATCAGACAAAGTAGCCCGCTTTGGTGGCAGTTGGAAGTTTATTATTTCCTTTACAATAATCCTTGTTGGATGGATACTTTACAATATACTCAGCCCGGAAAAAGAAAGCTTTGACCCCTATCCTTTCATCCTCCTGAACCTGGTATTATCATGCATCGCCGCCATGCAGGCACCTATCATCATGATGAGCCAGAACAGACAGGAAGAAAAAGACAGGAAGAGAGCAGAAAATGATTACCTGGTAAACCTGAAGGCAGAAATGGAAGTGAGGAGCCTCCAAAAGAATGTAGACCTGCTGTTACAGGAACAGATCAAAACCTTGTATGATATGCAGCACAAACAGTTAGAAATGCTCAAAGAAATTTGTGACAAACTGAACAAGAAAGGATCATGA
- a CDS encoding GNAT family N-acetyltransferase has protein sequence MSIDTSRVFLRPVQVTFLEMHEQPANTIPIAFKLDFELLPKPISVSDYRNYYYGVGKEWYWLDRMVMEDHLLHEKINAPNVDIFVLHIEDQPAGFAEFVREKDHVEILYFGLFPAFIGKGYGHYFLQTVIQKAWSYQPKHIQLNTCALDHPNALPIYKKAGFKEVRTTTEERRILK, from the coding sequence ATGAGCATTGATACTTCCCGCGTCTTTTTAAGACCTGTGCAGGTAACCTTCCTGGAAATGCATGAACAACCTGCCAACACCATCCCCATTGCTTTTAAGTTGGATTTTGAATTGCTGCCCAAGCCTATCTCCGTGAGTGATTATCGTAATTACTATTACGGCGTAGGTAAAGAATGGTATTGGCTCGACCGGATGGTGATGGAAGATCACCTGCTGCATGAAAAGATCAATGCGCCCAATGTAGATATTTTTGTATTGCACATAGAAGACCAGCCTGCAGGCTTTGCAGAGTTTGTACGGGAAAAGGACCATGTGGAAATACTCTATTTCGGCTTATTTCCCGCATTTATTGGCAAGGGATACGGACATTATTTCCTGCAAACAGTGATACAAAAAGCCTGGAGCTACCAGCCTAAACATATACAACTCAACACCTGCGCACTGGATCATCCCAATGCGCTTCCGATCTATAAAAAAGCAGGTTTCAAAGAAGTGAGGACCACCACGGAGGAACGCCGTATATTGAAATAA
- the ccsA gene encoding cytochrome c biogenesis protein CcsA: MRQYWWKILCIVLLLYTFTAGFLVKVPEIGNLYQTIRNLFFHVPMWFAQLVLVTISLVYSIRYLRDPQPKYDLYAWQYAQTGTVLGVLGLLTGMIWANYTWGTPWNNDPKQLGVAIALLIYLAYFVLRNSMTDLDKRGRVAAVYNIFAYFIYIPMILILPRLVESLHPGGKGVEGNPGLNGQDLDPEMRKVFWPAVVAWTLLGVWITTLYLRMKTLEEKKHSH; the protein is encoded by the coding sequence ATGCGCCAGTACTGGTGGAAAATACTTTGTATCGTTTTGTTGCTCTACACTTTCACGGCAGGCTTCTTAGTGAAAGTACCTGAAATAGGCAACCTTTATCAAACCATCCGCAACCTCTTTTTTCATGTGCCCATGTGGTTTGCCCAGTTGGTCCTCGTGACCATTTCACTGGTTTACTCCATCAGGTACCTGCGTGATCCCCAACCTAAATATGACCTGTATGCCTGGCAATATGCCCAAACGGGTACGGTACTGGGTGTGCTTGGCTTGCTAACGGGCATGATCTGGGCCAATTATACCTGGGGCACACCCTGGAACAATGATCCCAAGCAATTGGGCGTTGCGATCGCCTTATTGATCTACCTGGCCTACTTTGTACTACGTAATTCCATGACCGATCTTGATAAAAGAGGCCGTGTGGCGGCTGTTTATAACATATTTGCCTATTTTATCTATATACCCATGATCCTGATCCTGCCCCGCCTGGTAGAATCCCTGCACCCCGGCGGCAAAGGAGTAGAAGGCAATCCCGGACTGAACGGGCAGGACCTGGACCCTGAGATGCGCAAGGTATTCTGGCCGGCAGTAGTGGCCTGGACCCTGCTGGGCGTATGGATCACTACCCTTTACCTGCGAATGAAGACGCTGGAAGAGAAAAAACATTCTCATTAA
- a CDS encoding CcmD family protein → MKKLLITLFILLPALWASAQENGTNPDQATGLRADGKIYVVLAVAITILLGLIIYVIRLDRKISKLEKGQ, encoded by the coding sequence ATGAAGAAATTACTAATTACCCTGTTTATCCTGCTACCGGCATTATGGGCCAGCGCCCAGGAAAATGGCACGAATCCCGACCAGGCTACCGGCTTAAGAGCAGATGGTAAAATTTATGTTGTACTGGCTGTAGCCATTACGATCCTGCTGGGACTGATCATCTATGTAATACGCCTGGACCGTAAGATATCGAAGCTGGAGAAAGGTCAATAG
- a CDS encoding GNAT family N-acetyltransferase: protein MYQIRLIPKEELYSIIPFLRILNDAIPEDTLQERLADMMQRNYECAGVYDSGRMIGICGMWILNKYYVGKHIEPDNVMILPEYRNKGVGEEMMDWVYEYGRSQGCIASELNCYVVNDKGIRFWLNQGYKIIGFHCQKKLQ, encoded by the coding sequence ATGTACCAGATCCGCCTCATTCCCAAAGAGGAACTCTACAGTATTATTCCATTCCTGCGCATTTTGAATGATGCCATTCCTGAAGATACGCTTCAGGAACGTTTGGCAGATATGATGCAACGCAATTATGAGTGCGCCGGGGTATATGATAGTGGCAGAATGATCGGTATTTGTGGCATGTGGATCCTCAATAAATACTACGTAGGCAAACATATTGAACCCGACAATGTGATGATATTGCCTGAATACCGCAATAAAGGAGTAGGCGAGGAAATGATGGACTGGGTATATGAATACGGCCGCTCACAAGGATGCATTGCTTCTGAACTCAACTGTTATGTAGTGAATGATAAAGGTATCCGGTTCTGGCTCAACCAGGGCTATAAGATCATTGGCTTTCACTGTCAAAAGAAATTACAATGA
- a CDS encoding AMP nucleosidase — translation MKTKEDIVQNWLPRYTGEALGNFGKYILLTNFSNYVKMFAEWNKVPIVGLDRPMQCATAENITIINFGMGSPTAATVMDLLTAIEPEAVLFLGKCGGLKKRNNIGDLILPIAAIRGEGTSNDYFPPEVPALPAFALQKAVSTTIRDYGVDYWTGTVYTTNRRVWEHDEHFKEYLQRIRSYAIDMETATIFSVGFYNKIPTGALLLVSDSPMIPEGVKTEESDKAVTAKYVERHLRIGIDSLKQLINNGLTVRHLKF, via the coding sequence ATGAAGACAAAAGAAGATATAGTTCAAAACTGGCTTCCCCGGTATACGGGGGAGGCCCTCGGAAATTTTGGCAAGTATATCCTGCTTACCAATTTCAGCAACTATGTAAAAATGTTTGCCGAATGGAACAAGGTACCGATCGTAGGGCTCGACCGTCCGATGCAATGTGCTACGGCGGAAAACATCACCATCATCAACTTTGGTATGGGCAGTCCTACCGCTGCCACGGTGATGGACCTGCTTACGGCTATTGAGCCCGAAGCTGTTCTCTTCCTCGGCAAATGTGGCGGGTTGAAAAAGCGTAATAATATTGGCGACCTGATCTTGCCTATTGCAGCAATCAGGGGAGAAGGTACTTCCAATGATTATTTTCCACCCGAAGTGCCGGCCTTACCAGCCTTTGCCCTGCAAAAAGCAGTATCGACCACCATACGGGACTATGGAGTAGATTACTGGACGGGCACTGTTTATACCACCAACCGCCGGGTATGGGAGCACGATGAGCATTTCAAGGAGTACCTGCAACGCATCCGCAGTTATGCGATTGACATGGAAACAGCTACCATTTTTTCTGTAGGGTTTTACAATAAGATACCTACCGGTGCCCTGCTGCTGGTGAGTGATTCGCCTATGATACCGGAAGGTGTGAAAACAGAAGAAAGTGATAAAGCGGTAACGGCTAAATATGTGGAGCGTCATTTGCGTATTGGCATTGATTCATTGAAGCAGCTCATCAATAACGGACTTACCGTACGACACCTGAAGTTCTGA
- a CDS encoding Glu/Leu/Phe/Val family dehydrogenase has translation MSEYSFFGAVEKSFDKAAQFTKWDPGVLEQIKQCNAVYRMHFPVKIGEKIEVIKAYRVQHSHHKLPCKGGIRFAMSVNLDEVMALAALMTYKCAIVNVPFAGAKGGITIDPKKYTPYELEKITRRYTSELIKKNFIGPGIDVPAPDYGTGEREMAWIVDTYASMRPGEIDAMGCVTGKPVTQGGVRGRREATGLGVFYGLREVLNMKDQMDKLGLSVGVEGKRVVVQGLGNVGYHSAKFFQEAGAKIVGLAEFEGSIWNTDGLDVDAVFEHRKKTGSILNFKDGTNFAKNTDALEMDCDVLIPAALENVINGTNAPNVKAKIIGEAANGPLTPEADENFAKRGILVVPDMYLNAGGVTVSYFEWLKNLSHVRYGRMEKRFTENLNTHILGQIEGLTGKQVNNKEREFIMHGPDEVDLVRSGLEETMITATREIMDAWKANPQVPDMRTAAYLVAINKVATSYAELGIFP, from the coding sequence ATGTCAGAGTACAGTTTTTTTGGCGCGGTGGAAAAGAGTTTTGATAAAGCCGCGCAGTTTACCAAGTGGGACCCCGGCGTCCTGGAACAGATCAAACAATGTAATGCCGTATACCGGATGCACTTCCCGGTGAAGATCGGTGAGAAGATCGAAGTGATCAAGGCTTACCGGGTACAACACTCCCACCACAAGCTGCCTTGTAAAGGAGGTATCCGTTTTGCCATGAGTGTAAACCTCGATGAGGTAATGGCCCTCGCCGCGCTGATGACCTACAAATGCGCTATTGTAAACGTTCCTTTTGCAGGCGCCAAAGGTGGTATCACCATCGACCCCAAGAAATACACACCGTATGAGCTGGAGAAGATAACACGCCGTTATACTTCCGAGCTGATCAAGAAAAACTTTATTGGCCCCGGCATTGACGTACCGGCACCTGACTATGGCACCGGAGAACGTGAGATGGCCTGGATCGTAGATACTTATGCCAGCATGCGTCCCGGCGAAATAGATGCCATGGGTTGTGTGACGGGCAAACCGGTAACACAAGGTGGTGTACGCGGCCGCCGCGAAGCTACCGGCCTGGGTGTATTCTATGGCCTGCGCGAAGTATTGAACATGAAAGACCAGATGGATAAGCTGGGCCTGAGTGTTGGTGTGGAAGGCAAGCGTGTAGTAGTACAAGGCCTGGGCAACGTGGGTTACCACTCTGCCAAATTCTTCCAGGAAGCCGGCGCCAAGATCGTTGGTCTGGCCGAATTTGAAGGTTCTATCTGGAACACAGATGGACTGGATGTAGATGCTGTTTTTGAGCACCGCAAAAAAACCGGCTCTATCCTCAATTTTAAAGATGGTACCAACTTTGCCAAGAATACCGATGCGCTGGAAATGGATTGTGATGTGCTGATCCCTGCCGCACTGGAAAATGTGATCAATGGCACCAATGCCCCCAATGTGAAAGCCAAGATCATTGGAGAAGCTGCCAACGGTCCTTTAACGCCGGAAGCGGATGAAAACTTTGCCAAACGTGGTATACTGGTAGTGCCCGACATGTACCTCAATGCAGGTGGTGTAACGGTCTCTTACTTTGAGTGGTTGAAAAACCTTAGCCACGTACGTTATGGCCGTATGGAAAAGCGCTTTACCGAAAACCTCAATACCCATATCCTGGGACAAATTGAAGGCCTCACTGGTAAGCAGGTCAACAACAAAGAACGTGAGTTCATCATGCACGGTCCCGATGAAGTAGACCTGGTACGCAGTGGACTGGAAGAAACCATGATCACTGCCACGCGCGAGATCATGGATGCCTGGAAAGCCAATCCCCAGGTACCGGACATGCGCACGGCCGCTTACTTAGTAGCCATCAATAAAGTGGCTACCAGCTATGCGGAACTGGGCATATTCCCATAG